The DNA region GTTTCGTTATCCAGTTTTCAAGGATCAAGTTTCTTCGCCGTTTTACCGGCGGAAGAATATCTTATCATTTCCTGCCTTACCGTTCAACCGGTAAGTGTTGGGAAGATAAGCTTGAGAGTTGAACTCTCAAAACTGACCAACGAGTGAGTAACAGGCCTAAGACCTGATTTTGTATTTGTACCGTTCCGTAACAGGAACGAGGTACTCCATAGAAAGGAGGTGATCCAGCCGCACCTTCCGATACGGCTACCTTGTTACGACTTCACCCCAATCATCTACCCCACCTTCGGCGGCTGGCCCCTTGCGGTTACCTCACCGACTTCGGGTGTTGTAAACTCTCGTGGTGTGACGGGCGGTGTGTACAAGACCCGGGAACGTATTCACCGCGGCATGCTGATCCGCGATTACTAGCAATTCCGACTTCATGCAGGCGAGTTGCAGCCTGCAATCCGAACTGAGACCGGCTTTTCTAGGATTCGCTCCAGATCGCTCCTTCGCTTCCCGTTGTACCGGCCATTGTAGTACGTGTGTAGCCCAGGTCATAAGGGGCATGATGATTTGACGTCATCCCCACCTTCCTCCGGTTTGTCACCGGCAGTCACTCTAGAGTGCCCAACTTTACTTGCTGGCAACTAAAGTCAAGGGTTGCGCTCGTTGCGGGACTTAACCCAACATCTCACGACACGAGCTGACGACAACCATGCACCACCTGTCTCCTCTGTCCCAAAGGAAAGCCATATCTCTACAGCGGTCAGAGGGATGTCAAGACCTGGTAAGGTTCTTCGCGTTGCTTCGAATTAAACCACATACTCCACTGCTTGTGCGGGTCCCCGTCAATTCCTTTGAGTTTCAGCCTTGCGGCCGTACTCCCCAGGCGGAGTGCTTAATGTGTTTACTTCGGCACCAAGGGTATCGAAACCCCTAACACCTAGCACTCATCGTTTACGGCGTGGACTACCAGGGTATCTAATCCTGTTTGCTCCCCACGCTTTCGCGCCTCAGCGTCAGTTACAGCCCAGAGAGTCGCCTTCGCCACTGGTGTTCCTCCACATCTCTACGCATTTCACCGCTACACGTGGAATTCCACTCTCCTCTTCTGCACTCAAGCCGTCCAGTTTCCAGTGCGACCCGGAGTTGAGCCCCAGGATTATACACCAGACTTAAACAGCCGCCTGCGCGCGCTTTACGCCCAATAATTCCGGACAACGCTTGCCCCCTACGTATTACCGCGGCTGCTGGCACGTAGTTAGCCGGGGCTTTCTTCTCAGGTACCGTCACTCTCCTGGCAGTTACTCCAGAAGACGTTCTTCCCTGGCAACAGAGCTTTACGATCCGAAAACCTTCATCACTCACGCGGCGTTGCTCCGTCAGACTTTCGTCCATTGCGGAAGATTCCCTACTGCTGCCTCCCGTAGGAGTCTGGGCCGTGTCTCAGTCCCAGTGTGGCCGTTCACCCTCTCAGGTCGGCTACGCATCGTCGCCTTGGTGAGCCGTTACCCCACCAACTAGCTAATGCGCCGCAGGCCCATCCGTAAGTGACAGATTGCTCCGCCTTTCCCAAGTCTCCCATGCGGAAGACTTGATTATCCGGTATTAGCTACCGTTTCCGGTAGTTATCCCGGTCTTACGGGCAGGTTGCCTACGTGTTACTCACCCGTCCGCCGCTAACCATCAGGAGTGCAAGCACTCCATCAGGTCCGCTCGACTTGCATGTATTAGGCACGCCGCCAGCGTTCGTCCTGAGCCAGGATCAAACTCTCCAATAAAGGTTGATGAACGAATCACCCAAGTTTATTCGAAAGAGCGATTAGCTCAATCAGTTACTGACGATTTAAAAAATCGTTCAAAGTTATTGACGCGTTCCATTTGTTCAGTTTTCAAAGAACTTGCTGTCCGGCATTTTCGATAACCATCATTTTTTGTCGAACAGTTGTTTATTATAGCCAATTCACTTTACTTTGTCAACCTCATTTTTCGACATTGTAGCAAGCCTTTCGACAAGCTGCCGTTCGAAGCGACAAGTAATAATTTATCACGATCGGGGAGCTTTTGCAATATGTATGTTTTTCCATTTTGAATTTACGAGAACCGTCCTAAACGGTTAATTTGCTCAGCATGGCGCGGAGGGAACCTGGACCTGGCTACGGGATGAAGACCGTACGTAAACGCCTGGTGTTCCGGTCCCGTAAATCGTCAAAAGCGACGCGCTCCGGCAACCGCCGGAACAAAAAATCCGATCCATGGGTCTAGCGGCTACTTTTGCTTTGCAGTCTCTTCCTCAACACGATGAAAAACGCTTTGCCGAAAAGCTTCATCCCATTCCCTTCTTTCAATGATTTTCATGCATAACAAAACTTACAGGTACACAAATGAAGACCAACCCCGAGCCAAAGCTGCAAAGGTTAGCCTTCAATAATTCCGCGGCCTAAAGGTGGCAGCTAATTGCCCTTGATAACCATACCGTAATCGCTGCCGGTGTCCACGTCCGCTTTATCTTATGAGCTGATATCGTCTTTTCCGTCCTTCTTCTTCTGTGCCTCTTCCTCTTGGTACGCTTTATCCAAGGCTACTTGTCCATCCGCCTGGATCTTTTCCAGCGCCTCGTCAAGCGACTTGCTTCCCTTCTGGACAAGATCCAGTTCCCGATCCTTGATTTGTTGGAATTGTCCGTAAAAGCTGTTAGGAGCGTCGCTGATCCCCATATATCCGTCGCTGCTATCTGCAGGTTTTAACTTATAAAAAGCGTCAAGGCTTTGTCCCTCGTAATCTTTCATCACGCCCATCCGGGACATGAGACCGTTATTCAACGTTCTTGATTTCACTTTGGCATATTCTTCGCTGTTGATGAATTTCAAAAACTCCCAGGCCGCATCGGCGTTTGGAGAATCGGACCGGATCGCGAAATTTCATTATAGCTGACTTCCCGCGTGGAGTCAGGCAGCGCCGGGTCCACCGGACCGGCCACGATGCCGATTTGGAACGGCTTATAATCCCTTACGCTGTTTTTGGCATCCTTCAGATTTTGCAGCAGATTGGTGCCGTCGATCGTCATTGCCATACGTCCATTAAGAAAGGCTGGGCTCTTATAATATTCTTCCATCGTCCCGCTCTGGAATCCGTCTTCGCCCGGATCATAAATCGCCTTGGATTTTACGCCATCCAGAGCCAGTTGGAAAACCTTTTCCAGGAATCCGAATTGATCGTCATTTTCTTCGTATCCGGATTCAGCACCTGCAACCCTTGTGTCATGGCGATCGAAGAGGCCAATTCATCAAAAGCTTTCCCGTAACGAGGACCGTATCCGTAAATCCGGCTGTCCTTATCCCCATCCGTGGGGAAACGGCGGGCGGTATCGATAATTCCTGCCAGGTCATCCCGTCATGCGGCGGCCTCAACTCCATATTTAGCAAACAGATCGGCATTATAATAAATTGCATTCACATTAAAAGATGAAGCCAGCCCGTACAGCTTCCCGCCGCCTTTTTCCTTTAGCAGGTCGATCAGCGCCGGATAAATCGTCGAGATATCGTATTTATCCTTGGCGATGAGCGTATCCAAATCCATTAATTTGCCTTCGGATGCGAATTTTTCGTAATTTTTGTTGGAGTTCAGCAGTATGATATCCGGCTGTTCCTTTTCCACGAATTTGGCAAACGCCTTGTCGTAGTCCTTTTCCTCGTCGTTATAAATGCTTTGCGTGTTAGCTACTTCAATTTCGATATTCGGATTCTTCATCGCAAACATGTCGCCATATTGGCTGAAAAAATAACTTTCGTCCCAGACCATGACCTTCAGCGTAGAAGTCTGCGCCTCCTGCTTGGCAGGCCGCCGGCACACCCGGCGAACAGCAGTCCGCATATCATAACCAGCATAACCTTATATAATATTCCGTTCTTCATCTTAGCCTCCAAAAATTTTATAAAGCAATTCGCACAAAGCCCCTTTTCGGGGGCAACCAAGGCACGTTAGCCCGCCTGATCCGCTTCCGCGGCAGGCTTATTCTTCTTCCCGGCCGCTTCCTCCTTTACGGCCTTATCCAGCGCCGCCTGGCCTTCGTCCTGAAATCACCTGCAGCGCCTCGCCGATGGATTTCTTTTTCTCCGCCATCAGCTTCATTTCCCGGTCAAAAATAGTACGGTATTGATCATGGAAGCTTTCCGGGATTTTATCATAGTTGTCGGAGTCGTTGTCCACTTTAGGCTTCAGCTTGTAGAAAACGTCGAGGTTTACGCCATGGAAAT from Paenibacillus macerans includes:
- a CDS encoding ABC transporter substrate-binding protein; the protein is MRTAVRRVCRRPAKQEAQTSTLKVMVWDESYFFSQYGDMFAMKNPNIEIEVANTQSIYNDEEKDYDKAFAKFVEKEQPDIILLNSNKNYEKFASEGKLMDLDTLIAKDKYDISTIYPALIDLLKEKGGGKLYGLASSFNVNAIYYNADLFAKYGVEAAA